One part of the Apus apus isolate bApuApu2 chromosome 23, bApuApu2.pri.cur, whole genome shotgun sequence genome encodes these proteins:
- the LZTR1 gene encoding leucine-zipper-like transcriptional regulator 1 isoform X1, with protein sequence MAAAGAAAGGAGRSKVAPSVDFDHSCSDSVEYLTLNFGPFEAVHRWRRLPPCDEFVGARRSKHTVVAYRDAIYVFGGDNGKTMLNDLLRFDVKDCSWCRAFTTGTAPAPRYHHSAVVYGSSMFVFGGYTGDIYSNSNLKNKNDLFEYKFATGQWTEWKTEGRLPVARSAHGATVYSDKLWIFAGYDGNARLNDMWTIGLQDRELTCWEEIEQSGEIPPSCCNFPVAVCKDKMFVFSGQSGAKITNNLFQFEFKEKIWTRIPTEHLLRGSPPPPQRRYGHTMVAFDRHLYVFGGAADNTLPNELHCYDVDSQTWEVIQPSPDSELPSGRLFHAAAVISDAMYIFGGTVDNNIRSGEMYRFQFSCYPKCTLHEDYGRLWENRQFSDLEFVLGEKEERVRGHAAIVTARCKWLKKKIMQARERLKQKSKQDVEDEGHAVCQKDGIGGNVKLCRLQPLLEVPIREAEAQPFEVLMQFLYTDKIKYPRKGHVQDVLLIMDVYKLALNFKLSRLEQLCLQYIEASVDLQNVLIVCENANKLQLDQLKEHCLNFVVKESHFNQVIMMKEFEHLSSSLIVEIVRRKQQPPVRTHSDQPLDIGTSLIQDMKAYLEGAGTEFCDIILLLDGHPRPAHKAILAARSSYFEAMFRSFMPEDGQVNISIGEMVPSKQAFESMLRYIYYGEVNMPPEDSLYLFAAPYYYGFSNNRLQAYCKQNLEMNVTVENVLQILEAADKTQALDMKRHCLHIIVHQFTKVSKLPNLRSLSQLLLLDIIESLANHISDKQCAELGSDI encoded by the exons ATGGCGGccgccggggccgcggcgggcggtgcggggcgctCCAAGGTGGCTCCCAGCGTGGACTTCGACCACAGCTGCTCGGACAGCGTCGAGTACCTGACCCTCAACTTCGGGCCCTTCGAGGCCGTGCACCGCTGGCGCCGCCTCCCGCCCTGCGACGAGTTCGTGGGGGCCCG GCGCAGCAAGCACACCGTGGTGGCCTACCGGGACGCCATCTACGTGTTCGGCGGGGACAACGG GAAGACGATGCTGAACGACCTGCTGCGCTTTGACGTGAAGGACTGCTCGTGGTGCCG GGCTTTTACCACGGGGACTGCTCCAGCACCACGGTACCACCACTCAGCTGTGGTCTATGGGAGCAGCATGTTTGTGTTTG GTGGCTACACTGGAGACATTTATTCCAATTCCAAcctgaagaataaaaatgatCTTTTTGAATATAAGTTTGCAACTGGGCAGTGGACAGAGTGGAAGACTGAAGGCAG GCTGCCCGTGGCGAGGTCGGCGCACGGCGCCACCGTCTACAGCGACAAGCTCTGGATCTTCGCGGGATACGACGGCAACGCACG GTTAAACGATATGTGGACAATTGGCCTACAGGATAGAGAGCTAACATGCTGGGAAGAG attgaACAAAGTGGTGAAATTCCTCCTTCGTGCTGTAATTTTCCCGTGGCTGTTTGCAAAGACaagatgtttgttttctctggccAGAGTGGAGCCAAGATTACCAATAATCTCTTCCAGTTTGAGTTCAAGGAAAAGAT TTGGACACGGATTCCTACCGAGCACTTACTTCGaggctctcctcctcctccccagcgGAGATATGGCCACACCATGGTCGCCTTCGACCGGCACCTCTACGTCTTCGGGGGGGCTGCAGACAACACGCTGCCCAACGAGCTGCACTGCTATGATGTGGACTCTCAGACCTGGGAAGTTATCCAGCCCAGCCCAGACAGTGAG TTACCCAGTGGGAGACTCTTCCACGCTGCAGCTGTGATCTCAGATGCCATGTACATCTTTGGTGGCACAGTGGACAATAACATCAGGAGTGGAGAAATGTACAGGTTCCAG ttttcCTGTTACCCTAAATGCACTCTGCATGAAGATTATGGAAGGCTGTGGGAAAACAGGCAGTTCAGTGACTTGGAGTTTGTTTTGGGAGAG AAGGAAGAGCGGGTTCGAGGTCACGCTGCCATCGTTACAGCCCGCTGCAAGTGGCTGAAAAAGAAGATCATGCAGGCCAGGGAGAGGTTGAAACAG AAATCAAAGCAAGATGTTGAAGATGAGGGACACGCAGTGTGCCAGAAGGATGGGATTGGTGGGAATGTCAAGTTGTGCCGCCTGCAGCCGCTGCTGGAAGTGCCCATCCGAGAGGCTGAGGCCCAGCCCTTCGAGGTGCTCATGCAGTTCCTGTACAcggataaaataaaataccctcGCAAAG GTCATGTGCAGGATGTGTTGCTTATTATGGATGTGTACAAACTGGCCTTGAACTTCAAACTCTCCcggctggagcagctctgccttcagtACATCGAAGCGTCCGTAGACCTGCAGAACGTGCTCATTGTCTGTGAAAATGCCAACAAGCTTCAGCTGGACCAGCTGAAG gaacacTGCCTGAACTTTGTGGTGAAGGAGTCACATTTTAATCAAGTAATAATGATGAAAGAGTTTGAGCATCTTTCTTCATCCCTCATCGTGGAGATTGTTCGGAGAAAACAGCAGCCTCCCGTTCGCACCCATTCCGACCAACCGCTCGACATCG GAACATCTTTAATTCAGGATATGAAGGCTTATCTAGAAGGAGCTGGGACTGAGTTCTGTGATATCATCCTGCTCTTGGATGGCCACCCACGGCCAGCCCATAAAGCCATCCTAGCTGCCCGCTCCAG ttaCTTTGAAGCCATGTTCCGTTCCTTCATGCCAGAAGATGGGCAAGTGAATATTTCCATTGGTGAAATGGTTCCCAGCAAACAAGCCTTTGAATCTATGCTGAGATACATTTATTATGGAGAAGTAAACATGCCTCCTGAAGACTCCCT CTACCTCTTTGCTGCTCCTTACTACTACGGCTTCTCCAACAACAGACTGCAGGCCTATTGTAAGCAGAATCTGGAAATGAATGTCACAGTGGAGAATGTCCTGCAG ATATTGGAGGCAGCTGACAAGACCCAGGCCCTGGACATGAAGAGGCACTGCCTGCACATCATCGTTCACCAGTTCACCAAG
- the LZTR1 gene encoding leucine-zipper-like transcriptional regulator 1 isoform X2 → MAAAGAAAGGAGRSKVAPSVDFDHSCSDSVEYLTLNFGPFEAVHRWRRLPPCDEFVGARRSKHTVVAYRDAIYVFGGDNGKTMLNDLLRFDVKDCSWCRAFTTGTAPAPRYHHSAVVYGSSMFVFGGYTGDIYSNSNLKNKNDLFEYKFATGQWTEWKTEGRLPVARSAHGATVYSDKLWIFAGYDGNARLNDMWTIGLQDRELTCWEEIEQSGEIPPSCCNFPVAVCKDKMFVFSGQSGAKITNNLFQFEFKEKIWTRIPTEHLLRGSPPPPQRRYGHTMVAFDRHLYVFGGAADNTLPNELHCYDVDSQTWEVIQPSPDSELPSGRLFHAAAVISDAMYIFGGTVDNNIRSGEMYRFQFSCYPKCTLHEDYGRLWENRQFSDLEFVLGEKEERVRGHAAIVTARCKWLKKKIMQARERLKQKSKQDVEDEGHAVCQKDGIGGNVKLCRLQPLLEVPIREAEAQPFEVLMQFLYTDKIKYPRKGHVQDVLLIMDVYKLALNFKLSRLEQLCLQYIEASVDLQNVLIVCENANKLQLDQLKEHCLNFVVKESHFNQVIMMKEFEHLSSSLIVEIVRRKQQPPVRTHSDQPLDIGTSLIQDMKAYLEGAGTEFCDIILLLDGHPRPAHKAILAARSSYFEAMFRSFMPEDGQVNISIGEMVPSKQAFESMLRYIYYGEVNMPPEDSLLQAYCKQNLEMNVTVENVLQILEAADKTQALDMKRHCLHIIVHQFTKVSKLPNLRSLSQLLLLDIIESLANHISDKQCAELGSDI, encoded by the exons ATGGCGGccgccggggccgcggcgggcggtgcggggcgctCCAAGGTGGCTCCCAGCGTGGACTTCGACCACAGCTGCTCGGACAGCGTCGAGTACCTGACCCTCAACTTCGGGCCCTTCGAGGCCGTGCACCGCTGGCGCCGCCTCCCGCCCTGCGACGAGTTCGTGGGGGCCCG GCGCAGCAAGCACACCGTGGTGGCCTACCGGGACGCCATCTACGTGTTCGGCGGGGACAACGG GAAGACGATGCTGAACGACCTGCTGCGCTTTGACGTGAAGGACTGCTCGTGGTGCCG GGCTTTTACCACGGGGACTGCTCCAGCACCACGGTACCACCACTCAGCTGTGGTCTATGGGAGCAGCATGTTTGTGTTTG GTGGCTACACTGGAGACATTTATTCCAATTCCAAcctgaagaataaaaatgatCTTTTTGAATATAAGTTTGCAACTGGGCAGTGGACAGAGTGGAAGACTGAAGGCAG GCTGCCCGTGGCGAGGTCGGCGCACGGCGCCACCGTCTACAGCGACAAGCTCTGGATCTTCGCGGGATACGACGGCAACGCACG GTTAAACGATATGTGGACAATTGGCCTACAGGATAGAGAGCTAACATGCTGGGAAGAG attgaACAAAGTGGTGAAATTCCTCCTTCGTGCTGTAATTTTCCCGTGGCTGTTTGCAAAGACaagatgtttgttttctctggccAGAGTGGAGCCAAGATTACCAATAATCTCTTCCAGTTTGAGTTCAAGGAAAAGAT TTGGACACGGATTCCTACCGAGCACTTACTTCGaggctctcctcctcctccccagcgGAGATATGGCCACACCATGGTCGCCTTCGACCGGCACCTCTACGTCTTCGGGGGGGCTGCAGACAACACGCTGCCCAACGAGCTGCACTGCTATGATGTGGACTCTCAGACCTGGGAAGTTATCCAGCCCAGCCCAGACAGTGAG TTACCCAGTGGGAGACTCTTCCACGCTGCAGCTGTGATCTCAGATGCCATGTACATCTTTGGTGGCACAGTGGACAATAACATCAGGAGTGGAGAAATGTACAGGTTCCAG ttttcCTGTTACCCTAAATGCACTCTGCATGAAGATTATGGAAGGCTGTGGGAAAACAGGCAGTTCAGTGACTTGGAGTTTGTTTTGGGAGAG AAGGAAGAGCGGGTTCGAGGTCACGCTGCCATCGTTACAGCCCGCTGCAAGTGGCTGAAAAAGAAGATCATGCAGGCCAGGGAGAGGTTGAAACAG AAATCAAAGCAAGATGTTGAAGATGAGGGACACGCAGTGTGCCAGAAGGATGGGATTGGTGGGAATGTCAAGTTGTGCCGCCTGCAGCCGCTGCTGGAAGTGCCCATCCGAGAGGCTGAGGCCCAGCCCTTCGAGGTGCTCATGCAGTTCCTGTACAcggataaaataaaataccctcGCAAAG GTCATGTGCAGGATGTGTTGCTTATTATGGATGTGTACAAACTGGCCTTGAACTTCAAACTCTCCcggctggagcagctctgccttcagtACATCGAAGCGTCCGTAGACCTGCAGAACGTGCTCATTGTCTGTGAAAATGCCAACAAGCTTCAGCTGGACCAGCTGAAG gaacacTGCCTGAACTTTGTGGTGAAGGAGTCACATTTTAATCAAGTAATAATGATGAAAGAGTTTGAGCATCTTTCTTCATCCCTCATCGTGGAGATTGTTCGGAGAAAACAGCAGCCTCCCGTTCGCACCCATTCCGACCAACCGCTCGACATCG GAACATCTTTAATTCAGGATATGAAGGCTTATCTAGAAGGAGCTGGGACTGAGTTCTGTGATATCATCCTGCTCTTGGATGGCCACCCACGGCCAGCCCATAAAGCCATCCTAGCTGCCCGCTCCAG ttaCTTTGAAGCCATGTTCCGTTCCTTCATGCCAGAAGATGGGCAAGTGAATATTTCCATTGGTGAAATGGTTCCCAGCAAACAAGCCTTTGAATCTATGCTGAGATACATTTATTATGGAGAAGTAAACATGCCTCCTGAAGACTCCCT ACTGCAGGCCTATTGTAAGCAGAATCTGGAAATGAATGTCACAGTGGAGAATGTCCTGCAG ATATTGGAGGCAGCTGACAAGACCCAGGCCCTGGACATGAAGAGGCACTGCCTGCACATCATCGTTCACCAGTTCACCAAG